From Nitrosopumilus zosterae, the proteins below share one genomic window:
- a CDS encoding NAD(P)/FAD-dependent oxidoreductase, protein MSEEYHYDLVVVGGGPAGSSAAYEAARNGIRVAMLEKENSIAETVRTSGVTWIQNIKEFGIPDDCYNPIKNFSFCSPNNEVTISDSVPRAAVLDVRKTYRWLAQEAKQSGADIFVKINVNNVIKDEMGDIIGVSGVGPNGKITFHSKAVIDASGFPSVVVKAMGFATQWKRFGAGAEYEVKVENIDSDTWWLMVGQQYSPAGYAWIFPLGNNIVRIGVGVGKPESNVDPTQKLKELMDSKLGPIKKLGKISPIEFHYGLIPNDGLSRKTVFNNLILVGDSAGQANPLVLEGIRYAIKFGRVAGKVASDAIKAGNTDENSLKAYEENWKKEIESKINSAGKVQDRWIGLSDEEWDKELDIIKELKPEEFIDFIKAEFGLSNMIKLATHHPKLAVRQLFNLVKGKK, encoded by the coding sequence TTGTCAGAGGAGTATCATTATGATTTAGTGGTAGTAGGAGGAGGCCCAGCAGGTTCATCAGCAGCATATGAAGCTGCAAGAAATGGAATTAGGGTAGCCATGCTAGAAAAAGAAAATTCAATAGCAGAAACAGTTAGAACAAGTGGTGTAACATGGATTCAAAACATCAAAGAATTTGGAATTCCAGATGATTGCTATAATCCAATAAAAAATTTCTCATTTTGTTCACCAAATAATGAAGTTACAATTAGTGATTCAGTTCCACGAGCTGCTGTGCTAGATGTGAGAAAAACATACAGATGGTTAGCTCAAGAAGCAAAACAGTCAGGCGCAGATATTTTTGTCAAAATCAATGTGAACAATGTAATTAAAGATGAAATGGGAGACATTATAGGAGTAAGCGGAGTTGGTCCAAATGGCAAGATCACGTTTCATTCCAAAGCAGTGATAGATGCAAGTGGATTTCCTTCAGTTGTTGTCAAAGCAATGGGATTTGCTACTCAATGGAAAAGATTTGGAGCAGGAGCTGAATACGAGGTAAAAGTGGAAAATATTGATTCAGATACATGGTGGCTAATGGTGGGTCAGCAGTATTCACCTGCAGGATATGCATGGATTTTTCCTCTAGGAAACAACATTGTAAGAATTGGAGTGGGTGTTGGAAAACCAGAATCAAATGTAGATCCAACTCAAAAACTAAAAGAATTAATGGATTCAAAGTTAGGACCCATTAAAAAACTGGGAAAAATATCACCAATTGAGTTTCATTACGGGTTGATTCCAAATGACGGATTATCAAGAAAGACAGTGTTTAATAATTTAATTTTAGTTGGAGACTCTGCAGGACAGGCAAATCCATTGGTTCTTGAGGGAATTAGATATGCCATAAAATTCGGCAGAGTTGCAGGAAAAGTGGCATCAGATGCCATTAAAGCAGGAAACACAGATGAAAATTCTTTAAAAGCCTATGAAGAAAATTGGAAAAAAGAAATCGAATCTAAGATCAATTCTGCAGGAAAAGTACAGGATAGATGGATTGGGTTATCCGATGAGGAATGGGATAAAGAGTTAGATATTATTAAAGAATTAAAACCTGAAGAGTTCATCGATTTTATAAAAGCAGAATTTGGATTATCAAACATGATAAAACTTGCAACACACCATCCAAAACTTGCAGTAAGACAGCTCTTTAATTTAGTTAAAGGGAAAAAATAA
- a CDS encoding class I SAM-dependent methyltransferase, whose protein sequence is MDKVRKTFDEWAQNGRAELMEIEHGKNVVKFLQTISFDKPFTFLDVGCGNGWVVRKIVKEKNCKKAVGIDKSKKMIIQATRKKENNKEEYIHTDIETMNNRRKFDFIFSMESLYYANSMELALEKIFKLLKPGGKFFCGTDFYSDNKATAKWAKIMKIQMHLHSKKEWKEFFKNTGFIVKTKQIKDLRNTKKWKREFGTLFIIGTKPKRQYSNSIKK, encoded by the coding sequence ATGGACAAAGTTAGAAAGACATTTGACGAATGGGCTCAAAATGGACGAGCAGAATTAATGGAAATAGAACATGGAAAGAATGTTGTAAAATTTTTGCAAACAATATCATTTGATAAACCATTTACATTTCTAGATGTCGGTTGTGGAAACGGATGGGTGGTTAGAAAAATAGTAAAAGAAAAAAACTGTAAAAAGGCAGTAGGCATAGATAAAAGTAAAAAAATGATCATTCAAGCTACACGAAAAAAAGAAAACAACAAAGAAGAATACATTCACACAGATATTGAAACAATGAATAACAGAAGAAAATTTGATTTTATCTTTTCGATGGAGTCTCTTTATTATGCAAATTCAATGGAATTAGCACTGGAAAAAATATTCAAACTACTAAAACCAGGTGGGAAATTTTTTTGTGGAACTGACTTTTATTCAGACAACAAGGCCACTGCCAAATGGGCAAAAATTATGAAAATACAGATGCACCTACATTCAAAAAAAGAATGGAAAGAATTTTTTAAAAACACCGGCTTCATTGTAAAAACAAAGCAAATCAAAGATTTGAGAAATACAAAAAAATGGAAGCGAGAATTTGGCACATTATTCATCATAGGCACAAAGCCTAAAAGGCAATATTCAAATTCAATCAAGAAATAG
- the cofD gene encoding 2-phospho-L-lactate transferase, which yields MITVLAGGTGSVKLVRGLVAQESKVNVISNVGDNYWLYGLYVCPDIDTIVYGLADLLDQERGWGMKKDTFNFLRQMEVFGEETWFRVGDRDAATHLIRTNMLKNGKNLSDITKWMCEKFAVSANIIPVTDNSIETRITTDKGELHLQEYWVKHRGKDPVLGIQYIGADKARPNPEAVNAIHDADMVILAPGNPLTSIGPMLQIKGIRKELSKIKKKVVAVSPLIGDDAVSGPAAKYMQAAGIESNAYGLAKMYSDVCSNIIIDSKDRLLTKKIQSLDMRVFETKITMKNKLAEDALANFILKQVHV from the coding sequence ATGATCACAGTATTAGCAGGAGGAACAGGTTCGGTCAAGTTGGTAAGAGGATTAGTTGCTCAAGAATCCAAAGTCAACGTAATTAGTAATGTAGGTGACAATTATTGGCTTTATGGACTCTATGTTTGTCCAGATATTGATACAATTGTTTACGGCTTGGCAGATTTACTTGATCAAGAAAGAGGTTGGGGAATGAAAAAAGACACATTCAACTTTTTGCGTCAAATGGAAGTATTTGGAGAAGAAACATGGTTTAGAGTAGGAGACAGAGATGCCGCAACACATTTGATTAGAACTAACATGTTAAAGAACGGAAAAAATCTCAGTGATATCACTAAATGGATGTGTGAGAAATTTGCAGTGAGTGCAAATATCATTCCAGTAACAGATAACAGTATTGAAACCAGAATTACTACAGATAAAGGAGAACTACATTTACAGGAATATTGGGTTAAACATAGAGGTAAAGATCCTGTTTTAGGAATTCAATACATTGGCGCAGACAAAGCACGTCCAAATCCTGAAGCAGTTAATGCAATACATGATGCAGACATGGTAATTTTAGCACCAGGGAATCCTTTAACATCGATTGGCCCAATGCTTCAGATAAAAGGCATTAGAAAGGAACTCTCAAAAATTAAGAAAAAAGTTGTGGCAGTTAGTCCGTTAATTGGAGATGATGCGGTAAGCGGACCAGCAGCAAAATACATGCAAGCAGCTGGAATTGAATCAAATGCTTATGGATTAGCAAAGATGTATTCAGATGTGTGTTCTAACATTATCATAGACAGTAAAGATAGACTCCTAACAAAAAAAATTCAGAGTTTAGATATGAGAGTGTTTGAAACAAAAATCACCATGAAAAATAAATTAGCTGAAGACGCATTAGCGAATTTTATTTTAAAACAAGTACACGTTTAA
- the cofC gene encoding 2-phospho-L-lactate guanylyltransferase, translating to MKIAAIIPVKTFTKAKTRLDLSPEKIDNLCKIMLEEILHTISISPQIDKTIIVTKEEKAIEIGKKFNAVILVDEKEESVNSAVALADKYLLENNYDASIVFPQDIPYIKTQDIDFMLNYKAPPNFAIIIPSRRFDGTNALMRMPIDLMETHYDEDSYKIHMNTAKKHTLNVAMVFVKRIMWDVDNIEDLKFLLEQNEKPQIAEKIKKILEIN from the coding sequence TTGAAAATTGCAGCAATTATTCCTGTAAAGACTTTCACCAAAGCAAAGACACGTTTAGATTTATCACCAGAGAAAATAGATAATTTATGTAAAATAATGCTAGAAGAGATTTTACATACAATATCAATTTCACCTCAAATTGATAAAACAATCATAGTAACAAAAGAAGAAAAAGCAATAGAGATTGGAAAAAAATTTAATGCGGTGATATTAGTAGATGAAAAAGAAGAAAGTGTCAATAGCGCAGTTGCACTTGCAGACAAATATCTTTTAGAGAACAACTATGATGCATCTATCGTTTTCCCACAAGACATACCATACATCAAAACTCAAGATATTGATTTTATGTTAAATTACAAAGCACCGCCAAATTTTGCGATAATTATTCCATCAAGAAGATTTGATGGCACAAATGCCCTTATGAGAATGCCAATAGATCTCATGGAAACTCATTACGATGAAGACAGTTACAAAATCCACATGAATACGGCCAAAAAACACACTCTTAATGTTGCAATGGTTTTTGTAAAGAGAATCATGTGGGATGTAGACAATATTGAAGATCTGAAATTTCTACTAGAGCAAAACGAAAAGCCACAAATCGCAGAAAAAATTAAAAAAATTCTAGAGATCAATTAA
- a CDS encoding transcription initiation factor IIB, producing the protein MVKKLNPKDRCPRCGQGTVVTDANTGENFCGKCGFVITDKVEESGPEWRSFSNEGENKSRAGVPTSLAMHDMGLATVINPQNRDATGKPLTASMKSTIERLRTWDSRSQVHEPVDRNFRQAFSELDRLKDKLAVGDAVIEKAAYIYRKALEKGLVRGRSISALIASALYAACRDTETPRTLKDIGQASNIKRKDIARCYRLLLRELNLKMPVVDPVKCISRIASKAGLSEKTKRKATKILQTAEENKISAGKDPMGLAAAALYVACVTNGENKTQRDVAEAAGVTEVTIRNRYKGLKIALNL; encoded by the coding sequence ATGGTTAAAAAATTAAATCCAAAGGACAGATGTCCAAGATGTGGACAGGGTACAGTAGTCACAGACGCTAATACAGGAGAAAATTTTTGTGGAAAATGTGGATTTGTAATTACAGATAAAGTTGAAGAGTCTGGACCAGAATGGAGATCATTTTCAAATGAAGGTGAAAACAAAAGCAGGGCAGGAGTTCCAACATCACTTGCAATGCATGATATGGGATTAGCGACAGTAATCAACCCACAGAATAGAGATGCAACAGGAAAGCCACTCACAGCGTCAATGAAAAGTACAATCGAGAGACTAAGAACCTGGGATAGTAGAAGTCAAGTTCATGAACCAGTAGATAGAAATTTCAGACAGGCATTTAGTGAATTAGACAGATTAAAAGACAAACTTGCAGTAGGAGACGCAGTTATTGAAAAAGCAGCTTATATCTATAGAAAAGCATTAGAAAAAGGACTAGTACGTGGACGTTCCATTTCAGCTTTAATTGCATCAGCACTATATGCAGCATGTAGAGACACAGAAACTCCTAGAACGTTAAAAGACATAGGACAGGCAAGCAACATCAAGCGAAAAGACATTGCAAGATGCTATCGTCTTTTGCTAAGAGAATTAAATCTGAAAATGCCGGTAGTGGATCCTGTAAAATGCATTTCAAGAATTGCAAGTAAAGCAGGATTATCAGAAAAAACAAAAAGAAAAGCGACAAAAATTTTACAGACTGCAGAAGAAAATAAAATTTCGGCAGGTAAAGATCCGATGGGGTTGGCAGCTGCTGCACTTTATGTCGCATGTGTCACAAATGGAGAAAACAAGACTCAACGAGATGTTGCAGAAGCTGCAGGTGTAACAGAAGTCACAATTAGAAATAGATACAAAGGATTGAAAATAGCGTTAAATCTCTAG
- a CDS encoding CPBP family intramembrane glutamic endopeptidase, with protein MQNSNRILQFLGIPFTALQSVILGLLLVSFPIGIYIVFESDIGGDINHEYPLTHLTLFEGTELYQFPLDVSIGDVFAVLWTFYAILFAIAIFGPKDGFLKSISSIISFGKFNTTSNYMIGITKWFSILILISALINFIQEAFGIVTVPPLDDNDLIQFFYVSLAPFVEEFGFRLILIGIPLFVLYSHKSSLRYFVKCLWTPSSLHLHDNKKAILLIVFVGVFFGFAHIAFAESWSEGKFAQAAASGIILGWVYLRYGFVASLLIHWAMNYFIFSYANFISQLNFISVEEAFSHSLMSSLEMLLLISGIISTSILFVNRFHSKKESALEI; from the coding sequence TTGCAAAATTCAAATAGAATTCTTCAATTCCTTGGAATTCCATTCACGGCATTACAATCAGTCATTCTTGGCTTGTTGCTTGTATCGTTTCCCATCGGTATTTACATTGTTTTTGAAAGTGATATTGGTGGGGATATCAATCATGAATACCCTCTTACCCATTTGACACTTTTTGAAGGCACAGAGTTGTATCAATTTCCTCTTGATGTTAGTATTGGGGATGTATTTGCTGTTTTATGGACTTTTTATGCAATATTGTTTGCCATCGCAATTTTTGGTCCAAAAGATGGGTTTCTGAAATCCATTTCATCAATCATCTCTTTTGGCAAATTCAACACTACGTCTAATTACATGATTGGAATTACAAAATGGTTTTCAATTTTAATTTTAATCTCCGCATTGATTAATTTTATTCAAGAGGCATTTGGAATTGTAACTGTACCTCCACTAGACGACAATGATCTGATTCAGTTTTTTTATGTTAGCCTTGCACCTTTTGTTGAAGAATTTGGATTTCGTCTAATTTTGATAGGAATCCCATTGTTTGTCTTATACTCTCATAAATCTTCACTACGATATTTCGTCAAATGTTTGTGGACTCCCAGTTCATTACATCTTCACGACAATAAAAAAGCAATTTTGCTGATTGTCTTTGTAGGTGTATTCTTTGGTTTCGCACATATTGCGTTTGCAGAATCTTGGAGTGAAGGAAAGTTTGCCCAAGCTGCTGCTAGTGGAATTATTTTAGGGTGGGTATACTTGAGATATGGATTCGTGGCTTCACTCTTAATCCATTGGGCGATGAATTATTTTATTTTCTCCTATGCTAATTTCATTTCTCAATTAAATTTCATATCTGTTGAAGAAGCATTTTCTCATTCACTGATGTCTTCATTGGAAATGCTTTTGTTAATATCGGGAATAATTTCTACATCAATTTTATTTGTGAATAGATTTCATTCAAAAAAAGAATCTGCTCTAGAGATTTAA
- the yciH gene encoding stress response translation initiation inhibitor YciH, which translates to MAVICNTCGLPEDLCACGELAKDSTKIIIRLETRRFKKKGTMIEGLDPKLNNLETVAKELKNKYACGGTAKEGYIFLQGDHRDTIKDTLINLGFAADTIELH; encoded by the coding sequence ATGGCAGTAATTTGTAATACTTGTGGTCTACCAGAAGATTTGTGTGCATGCGGTGAACTGGCCAAAGATAGCACTAAAATTATAATTAGATTAGAAACTAGAAGATTTAAGAAAAAAGGCACGATGATTGAGGGGTTAGATCCAAAATTAAATAATTTAGAAACTGTTGCCAAAGAACTCAAAAACAAATATGCTTGTGGTGGAACTGCCAAAGAAGGATATATTTTCTTACAAGGTGATCATCGAGATACTATCAAAGACACTTTGATTAATTTGGGATTTGCTGCAGATACAATAGAATTACATTAG
- a CDS encoding Sjogren's syndrome/scleroderma autoantigen 1 family protein, producing MPEDLTKKAAEMLLNGATLLGEPCPYCSGVRVMKEGHALCVSCGREPEKKEIMTEAPQHPKSRLEETLEEKIELLSKELEEEKNHDKQQSILKSINSVLETLGKIREKQ from the coding sequence ATGCCAGAAGATCTTACAAAAAAAGCTGCTGAAATGCTTCTAAACGGAGCAACATTACTTGGAGAGCCTTGTCCATATTGTTCAGGAGTCAGAGTTATGAAAGAAGGGCATGCATTATGCGTTAGTTGTGGACGTGAGCCAGAAAAAAAAGAGATCATGACAGAAGCTCCGCAACACCCAAAATCAAGATTAGAAGAAACTTTAGAAGAAAAGATAGAACTACTATCAAAAGAACTCGAAGAGGAAAAAAATCATGATAAACAACAAAGTATTCTAAAATCAATTAATTCAGTGCTAGAAACATTGGGAAAAATTAGAGAAAAACAATAA
- a CDS encoding preprotein translocase subunit Sec61beta, producing the protein MSSNKKKSAPLPASSGGLMRFFEDETKGFKIDPKIVVSVPIGLIVVSWAIDLFLAS; encoded by the coding sequence ATGAGTAGCAACAAGAAAAAATCAGCACCGCTTCCAGCATCAAGTGGTGGTCTCATGCGATTCTTCGAAGATGAGACAAAGGGATTCAAAATAGATCCAAAAATAGTAGTATCAGTTCCAATTGGCTTAATTGTAGTTTCATGGGCAATTGATCTTTTCCTAGCTTCGTGA